One part of the Sneathia vaginalis genome encodes these proteins:
- a CDS encoding M20 metallopeptidase family protein, with the protein MNKKIFYIVEKNLDWVISTRRHLHEYPELSEEEFNTQKYIIDFLESYNIEYEKIANTGIYARIRNGKGRKLAFRADMDALPLVEDNNLEFKSKNKGVMHACGHDVHMAVQMGVIKSLVENKDLWKGEAHFFFQPAEETVGGAKRMLNEGANREKIDNLISFHSAPEIKAGKIGVKYDKLHATSMVFTMDILGKATHGALPFNGIDSIVVGAKVVDYIQTIVSRRIDARDCAVITVGKFEAGTAENIVADKATLTGTVRTLTQDMKQYILNIFKTDLKKFVESFGAKLELHIRDSYAPVINNKEFTDFLYKNAVDILGKDNIELISVPRMDVEDIGFFLEEIPGSFYRLGVAGDKFTELHTTNFMVDETALRTGLLIQLKNALEYLC; encoded by the coding sequence TTGAATAAAAAAATATTTTATATAGTTGAAAAAAATTTAGATTGGGTAATATCAACAAGAAGACATTTACATGAATACCCAGAATTAAGTGAAGAAGAATTTAATACACAAAAATATATAATTGATTTCCTTGAAAGTTATAATATTGAGTATGAAAAGATAGCTAATACAGGAATATATGCTCGTATAAGAAATGGTAAAGGACGTAAATTAGCATTTAGAGCAGATATGGATGCACTTCCATTAGTAGAAGACAATAACCTAGAGTTTAAATCTAAGAACAAAGGAGTTATGCATGCGTGTGGACATGATGTTCATATGGCAGTACAAATGGGGGTTATAAAATCATTAGTAGAAAACAAGGATTTATGGAAGGGTGAAGCTCATTTTTTCTTCCAACCAGCAGAAGAAACAGTTGGAGGAGCTAAAAGAATGCTAAATGAAGGTGCAAATAGAGAAAAAATTGATAATTTAATATCTTTTCATAGTGCACCAGAAATTAAAGCAGGGAAGATAGGAGTAAAATACGATAAATTACACGCAACATCTATGGTATTTACTATGGATATATTAGGTAAGGCAACTCATGGTGCATTACCTTTTAATGGTATAGATAGTATAGTAGTTGGTGCAAAGGTAGTTGACTATATTCAAACAATAGTTTCAAGAAGAATAGATGCAAGAGATTGTGCTGTAATAACTGTAGGTAAGTTTGAAGCAGGTACTGCTGAGAATATAGTAGCAGACAAGGCAACTCTTACAGGTACAGTTCGTACCTTAACACAAGATATGAAACAATACATATTAAATATATTTAAAACAGATTTAAAAAAATTTGTTGAATCTTTTGGTGCAAAATTAGAACTTCATATACGGGATAGCTATGCACCTGTTATTAATAACAAAGAATTTACAGATTTTTTGTATAAGAATGCAGTAGATATTTTAGGAAAAGATAATATTGAATTAATTAGTGTTCCAAGAATGGATGTAGAAGATATAGGGTTCTTCCTAGAAGAAATACCAGGTTCATTTTATAGACTAGGTGTTGCAGGTGATAAGTTTACTGAATTACATACAACTAACTTTATGGTCGATGAAACAGCTCTAAGAACAGGCTTATTAATACAATTAAAAAATGCATTGGAGTATCTATGTTAA
- the rlmD gene encoding 23S rRNA (uracil(1939)-C(5))-methyltransferase RlmD — protein sequence MLKVNDVITVTIEKIVFGGEGLARYEDIVVFVPMSCIGDKLEVKVISVKKTYVRALIQKVLVPSEDRKEHNKISFEENSGCDFNHIKYEKQLEYKDIMLKDMLKSISKLDVSNIYENIIGASNVTNYRNKVATPFFVQDGKIKVGFYKRKSHTKFSIEEDYLKSIVASKIEEIILKELNDNKFTVYNEDTDTGFLRCLIIRNNTKGEAMVCIVVNKNKELDKLKVVLKKVYDEVDFLKSVYVSVKNQKNNIILGEKNIHLFGDEYISENIFSIDFKIYVDSFFQINIEQVKKLYKLAISFLDNTSNVIDAFSGTGTIGMILAKNVNKVYCIESVKSAVLSGKKTAKKNDIKNIEFICNRVEKSIASILSKDKIDSIVFDPPRKGIEESVIKEVCSNNIRQIVYISCEPSRFARDLNIFRQLGYELKRIASVDMFPNTHHIESVALIEKKKED from the coding sequence ATGTTAAAAGTAAATGATGTAATAACAGTAACTATTGAAAAAATTGTCTTTGGTGGTGAAGGTCTTGCTAGATATGAGGATATAGTTGTGTTTGTACCCATGTCATGTATAGGAGATAAATTAGAAGTTAAAGTAATATCAGTTAAAAAAACATATGTAAGAGCTTTAATTCAAAAAGTGTTAGTTCCATCAGAAGATAGAAAAGAACATAATAAGATAAGTTTTGAAGAAAATTCTGGTTGTGATTTTAATCATATAAAGTATGAAAAGCAATTGGAGTATAAGGATATTATGCTAAAAGATATGCTAAAGAGTATATCAAAACTTGATGTATCTAATATATATGAAAATATTATAGGTGCAAGTAATGTAACGAATTATAGGAATAAAGTGGCAACACCATTTTTTGTGCAAGATGGAAAGATAAAAGTAGGCTTTTACAAAAGAAAATCGCATACAAAATTTAGCATAGAAGAAGATTATTTAAAGTCTATAGTTGCAAGTAAAATAGAGGAAATAATATTAAAAGAATTAAATGATAATAAGTTTACAGTATATAACGAAGATACTGATACTGGTTTTCTAAGATGCCTTATAATCCGTAACAACACTAAGGGCGAAGCTATGGTTTGCATAGTTGTAAATAAAAATAAGGAACTAGATAAATTAAAAGTAGTTTTAAAAAAGGTTTATGATGAGGTAGATTTTCTTAAATCTGTTTATGTGTCTGTAAAAAATCAAAAGAATAATATAATACTTGGAGAAAAAAATATACATTTATTTGGTGATGAATATATAAGTGAAAATATATTTTCAATAGACTTTAAAATTTATGTTGATTCATTCTTCCAAATAAATATAGAACAAGTTAAAAAGCTATATAAGCTTGCAATAAGTTTTCTAGATAATACATCTAATGTTATAGATGCTTTTAGTGGTACTGGAACTATAGGAATGATATTAGCTAAAAATGTAAATAAGGTATATTGTATAGAAAGTGTTAAAAGTGCAGTATTATCTGGAAAAAAGACAGCTAAAAAGAATGATATAAAGAACATAGAATTCATATGTAATAGAGTGGAAAAAAGTATAGCTAGTATTTTAAGTAAAGATAAGATAGATAGTATAGTTTTTGATCCACCTAGAAAAGGTATAGAAGAAAGTGTAATAAAAGAGGTATGTAGTAATAATATTAGGCAAATAGTCTATATATCATGTGAACCATCAAGATTTGCACGAGACTTGAATATCTTTAGACAATTAGGATATGAATTAAAAAGAATTGCTTCAGTAGATATGTTTCCTAATACACATCATATTGAAAGTGTAGCATTAATAGAAAAAAAGAAAGAGGATTAA
- the plsY gene encoding glycerol-3-phosphate 1-O-acyltransferase PlsY — MIKVILLVFSYILGSIPNALWIGKVFKKVDVRQYGSGNVGSTNAARVLGYRYGIMTLVLDILKGLIPTYLGYKFGGNIGILCGMLAIIGHTYSIFLKFKGGKAVATTVGVFIVISPFSILTLLVVFLLVTIISGYVSLGSMVSASLLFIAVYLYKGNIYEVIFSLLIGILVIYRHKSNIKNLLEHKEAKFFDRVKK; from the coding sequence GTGATTAAAGTTATATTATTAGTGTTTTCATATATTTTAGGTAGCATACCTAATGCATTATGGATAGGTAAAGTATTTAAAAAAGTGGATGTACGACAATATGGTAGTGGAAATGTTGGTTCAACTAATGCAGCAAGAGTATTGGGATATAGATATGGTATTATGACTTTAGTATTAGATATATTAAAGGGACTAATTCCAACATATTTGGGATATAAGTTTGGAGGTAATATAGGAATACTATGTGGAATGTTAGCGATAATTGGGCATACCTATTCTATATTTTTGAAATTTAAAGGTGGTAAGGCAGTTGCAACGACTGTTGGTGTTTTTATCGTAATATCACCATTTTCAATATTAACACTATTAGTTGTCTTTTTATTAGTTACAATAATAAGTGGATATGTTTCGCTAGGATCTATGGTATCAGCATCTTTACTTTTTATAGCAGTTTATTTATATAAAGGTAATATTTATGAGGTTATTTTTTCCTTGTTAATAGGAATTTTAGTTATATATAGACATAAATCTAATATAAAGAATTTATTAGAACATAAGGAAGCAAAATTTTTTGATAGGGTGAAAAAATAA
- a CDS encoding NAD(P)H-dependent glycerol-3-phosphate dehydrogenase, whose translation MEKVLTIGAGSWGTALTILLASKGYECYLWEHDEENRKLLRKDRENKTFLPNHKLLDNIHVIDDFNEFSDECSVILLATPTQFIRPVLKNLKKLKPGKIIVNVAKGLEIGSLKRISEIVSEELKEKNYHYVHFAGPTHAEEVSNKVPSAIVSVCEEEEIAKKVQNMFSTSYLRVYTGTDLIGAELAGALKNCIAIAAGISDGLGYGDNTKAALMTRGIGEMMIIGKFYNADPKTFIGLTGFGDLVVTCTSKYSRNRYLGEKIGSGMSVDEVMGHMKMVSEGAYTIKALKEIIEKNNLRTPIFIELYNILYNNQSTSTITEIFMNRNLRSEF comes from the coding sequence ATGGAGAAAGTTTTAACAATAGGTGCTGGAAGTTGGGGAACAGCATTAACAATATTATTAGCTTCTAAAGGGTATGAATGTTATCTTTGGGAGCATGATGAAGAAAATAGAAAATTGTTGCGTAAGGATAGGGAAAATAAGACATTTTTACCAAATCATAAATTATTAGACAATATTCATGTAATAGATGATTTTAATGAATTTAGTGATGAATGTTCTGTTATTTTACTTGCTACACCTACACAATTTATTAGACCAGTTTTAAAGAATTTAAAGAAGTTAAAACCAGGTAAGATAATAGTAAATGTAGCAAAGGGTCTTGAAATTGGTAGTTTAAAGAGAATATCAGAAATAGTAAGTGAGGAATTAAAAGAAAAAAATTATCATTATGTTCATTTTGCAGGACCAACACATGCAGAAGAAGTATCAAATAAGGTGCCATCAGCGATAGTATCAGTTTGTGAAGAAGAAGAAATAGCAAAAAAAGTACAAAATATGTTTAGTACATCATATTTACGTGTATATACAGGAACAGATTTAATAGGAGCTGAGCTTGCAGGAGCATTAAAAAATTGCATTGCAATAGCTGCTGGTATATCAGATGGTTTAGGCTATGGAGATAATACAAAAGCTGCACTTATGACAAGAGGTATAGGAGAAATGATGATTATAGGTAAGTTCTATAACGCAGATCCTAAGACCTTCATAGGATTAACAGGGTTTGGTGACTTAGTTGTAACTTGTACAAGTAAATACAGTAGAAATAGATATTTAGGTGAAAAGATTGGTAGTGGTATGAGTGTAGATGAAGTCATGGGTCATATGAAGATGGTTTCAGAAGGTGCATATACAATAAAGGCTTTAAAGGAAATTATAGAAAAGAATAACTTAAGAACGCCAATTTTTATTGAGTTATATAACATATTGTATAATAATCAATCTACATCAACAATAACAGAAATATTTATGAATAGAAATTTAAGGTCAGAATTCTAG
- a CDS encoding sigma-70 family RNA polymerase sigma factor, with protein MEEQNELNLISLYLSDLRKHDLLDKDEELELLRRIKENNDEEAKNKLILSNLRLVISVAKKSSGSGLPLIDLISEGNLGLLKAIEKFDCNKGHRFSTYAVWWIRQAIKKSIINMGRDIRIPSYKHEQLAKVNKLINEYTTEHGENPPVEYIAKKLNLKTSKVVLLLNEFQDVISFNETIGDNIFLEDVIGKEDDVEDNIIKEEQIHEMRDLLETILTDREREILELRYGLNNTKHTLKEIGEILNITRERVRQIEKKAITKLKRHLEKDKGVEDVRY; from the coding sequence ATGGAAGAACAAAATGAGTTAAATTTAATTTCCTTATATCTATCAGATTTAAGAAAACATGATTTACTCGATAAAGATGAAGAGCTTGAACTTTTAAGACGCATAAAAGAGAATAATGACGAAGAGGCGAAAAATAAGCTAATACTATCGAATTTAAGACTTGTAATTTCAGTTGCAAAAAAATCTTCTGGTAGTGGATTACCATTAATAGATTTAATAAGTGAAGGAAATTTAGGATTGCTTAAAGCAATTGAAAAATTTGATTGTAATAAGGGTCACAGATTTAGTACATATGCTGTTTGGTGGATAAGACAAGCGATAAAGAAGTCTATAATCAACATGGGACGTGATATTAGAATACCGTCATATAAGCATGAACAATTGGCTAAGGTTAATAAATTAATAAATGAATATACAACAGAACATGGTGAAAATCCACCTGTAGAGTACATAGCTAAAAAGTTAAATTTAAAGACAAGTAAAGTTGTACTTCTACTTAATGAGTTCCAAGATGTAATATCATTTAACGAAACAATAGGTGATAATATCTTCTTAGAAGATGTAATAGGAAAAGAAGATGATGTAGAAGATAATATCATTAAAGAAGAACAAATACATGAAATGCGTGACCTATTGGAAACAATATTGACAGATAGAGAAAGAGAAATTTTAGAATTAAGATATGGATTAAATAATACTAAGCATACTTTGAAAGAAATAGGAGAAATATTAAATATTACAAGAGAACGTGTAAGACAAATAGAAAAGAAAGCAATAACAAAATTAAAGCGTCACCTTGAAAAAGATAAAGGAGTGGAAGATGTTAGATATTAA
- the dnaN gene encoding DNA polymerase III subunit beta — MLDIKVKTKDFLRAIRIVENAITDDTKGGIYIETTEDNKLEFKAIGYNLFIKCYCDAFIINEGKILIKHKLIEEFLRKVKDEEVEIKEENKKIKLITSDSVSNYSLIEYEQTQDIDIINGVEYTLDKKTLLENIENTQFAASSDIEKPKINCIKFDVEEKTLKLVATDSYRLMYREVEILENDTNENISVSIPLKITQALLKIFRETTLNKVIFRSEGTRVLFKLDDIEVITKVTELQFPDYVGILNNVKVDKKVKINKSDLHTALEKVQIFVRDKKEKKDVAEFLFTGDKLRISGFGEYGSTSSDVLIVKDCPDIKIYLNVKFIIEYLASVKNADILEINMSDEISAVLIKEDGNKNNNVYLTMPLKI, encoded by the coding sequence ATGTTAGATATTAAAGTAAAAACTAAAGATTTTTTACGAGCTATAAGGATAGTTGAAAATGCCATAACTGATGATACTAAGGGTGGTATATATATTGAAACTACTGAGGATAATAAGTTAGAATTTAAAGCTATAGGGTATAATCTATTTATTAAATGTTATTGTGATGCTTTTATTATAAACGAAGGTAAAATATTAATTAAGCATAAATTAATAGAAGAATTCTTACGTAAGGTTAAAGATGAAGAAGTTGAAATAAAAGAAGAAAATAAAAAGATTAAATTAATCACTAGTGATAGCGTTTCAAATTATAGTCTGATAGAATATGAACAAACACAAGATATAGATATAATAAATGGAGTAGAATATACATTAGATAAGAAGACATTATTAGAAAATATAGAAAATACTCAATTTGCAGCTTCATCAGATATTGAAAAGCCAAAGATTAATTGTATTAAATTTGATGTTGAAGAAAAAACATTAAAATTAGTAGCAACTGATTCATATAGATTAATGTACAGAGAAGTTGAAATTTTAGAAAATGACACTAATGAAAATATTAGTGTAAGTATACCATTAAAAATTACGCAAGCATTACTTAAGATATTTAGAGAAACAACTTTAAATAAAGTGATATTTAGATCAGAAGGGACTAGAGTATTATTTAAACTAGATGATATAGAAGTAATAACAAAAGTTACTGAATTGCAATTTCCCGATTATGTTGGTATACTAAATAATGTAAAGGTGGATAAAAAAGTTAAGATCAACAAGTCCGATTTACATACAGCATTAGAAAAGGTTCAAATATTTGTAAGAGATAAAAAAGAAAAGAAAGACGTAGCAGAATTTTTGTTTACAGGAGATAAGTTAAGAATTTCAGGTTTTGGAGAATATGGTAGCACTAGTTCAGATGTGTTGATTGTTAAAGATTGTCCAGATATTAAAATTTATTTAAATGTTAAGTTCATAATTGAATATTTAGCATCTGTAAAAAATGCAGATATATTAGAAATTAATATGTCTGATGAAATATCAGCAGTGTTAATAAAGGAAGATGGTAATAAGAACAATAATGTATACTTAACAATGCCGCTTAAAATTTAA
- a CDS encoding PTS transporter subunit EIIB yields MFKFGNKKEDYKEIADKIVKGLGGRENIITIDNCVSRLRLELHETAKINKDELKDAGAVEVIVQDKNSVQIIIGPKVQFIAEEMKKKECACSSKIETESTSKKDFSEIASEVIKGLGGKENIITIDNCITRLRMELRDSNLVDKVVLKQAGAVDTVVVDEHSVQVIIGSDVQEVADEMRKQI; encoded by the coding sequence ATGTTTAAGTTTGGTAATAAGAAAGAAGATTACAAAGAAATTGCTGACAAGATTGTAAAGGGTTTAGGTGGAAGAGAAAATATTATCACAATTGACAACTGTGTTTCAAGATTAAGATTAGAATTACATGAAACTGCTAAAATCAATAAAGATGAATTGAAAGATGCAGGTGCAGTTGAAGTAATAGTACAAGATAAAAATTCAGTTCAAATTATTATTGGACCTAAAGTACAATTTATCGCTGAAGAAATGAAAAAGAAGGAATGTGCATGTTCTTCAAAAATAGAAACTGAATCTACAAGTAAAAAGGACTTTTCTGAAATAGCAAGTGAAGTAATAAAAGGATTAGGTGGAAAGGAAAATATTATTACAATTGACAACTGTATAACAAGATTAAGAATGGAATTAAGAGATTCTAACTTAGTTGATAAAGTAGTCTTAAAACAAGCTGGAGCAGTTGACACTGTTGTAGTAGACGAACATTCAGTACAAGTAATAATAGGGTCTGATGTACAAGAAGTAGCAGATGAAATGAGAAAACAAATATAA
- a CDS encoding LCP family protein — MKIRRVVLLLIVILFIWLMLPYNILILGSDARTENLKGSRTDGIVLVKVIPLLFTIKMVSIPRDSYVSIYGKDKYDKITHAFAFGGKECSIKTVENFLDTRVNYSVVFRFEDIVNITDILDGVDIVSNHTFVQDGWSFKKDQKYTVKGDSALAYARHRKSDSDFKREERQRQLMKSIIFKLISPSGVKKIPNVFSYAYNNMQISYNPLKILPSFLGLFNIQQYEIKGESTRKNGIYYFVPSEDSVNDIKSKFKIMI; from the coding sequence TTGAAAATAAGAAGAGTAGTCCTATTATTAATAGTTATATTATTTATTTGGCTAATGTTGCCATATAATATATTAATACTAGGAAGTGACGCAAGAACTGAAAATTTAAAAGGGTCAAGAACAGATGGAATAGTTTTAGTAAAGGTTATACCTTTATTATTTACAATAAAAATGGTTTCTATACCAAGAGACTCATATGTAAGTATCTATGGTAAAGATAAATATGATAAAATAACACATGCTTTTGCTTTTGGTGGTAAAGAATGCAGTATCAAGACTGTTGAGAATTTTTTAGATACTCGTGTAAACTATAGCGTAGTATTTAGATTTGAAGATATAGTAAATATTACGGATATATTAGACGGTGTTGATATAGTATCAAACCATACATTTGTGCAAGACGGATGGAGTTTTAAGAAAGATCAAAAATATACAGTAAAAGGTGATAGTGCCTTAGCGTATGCAAGACATAGAAAATCAGACAGTGATTTTAAGAGAGAAGAAAGACAAAGACAATTAATGAAGAGTATAATATTCAAGTTAATAAGTCCAAGTGGAGTAAAAAAGATACCTAATGTATTTAGTTATGCATACAATAATATGCAAATTAGTTATAATCCTTTAAAGATTTTACCATCATTTTTAGGTTTATTTAACATACAACAATACGAAATAAAAGGAGAATCTACTAGAAAGAATGGAATATACTACTTTGTACCAAGCGAAGATAGTGTAAATGACATAAAAAGTAAATTTAAAATAATGATATAG
- a CDS encoding Cof-type HAD-IIB family hydrolase, whose product MYKLIATDMDGTLLTNKSLIPENNKDAIIKAQQKGCKFALASGRPIEAMKSFAKELKMKDYEGYIVAFNGGQIFDCKTEETIFLKGLSREDVIYFYNLAKKLGVTIVTYIDKFIYTDCINEYSKIESRITKLELKEIEDIYKLDLSAIVKCMFISSESKIKQCYDKLAKEIGDKYYLAISDPHFIEIANKDISKGVAIKKLCDIININLNDVIACGDSYNDLAMLEEVGLPVAAGNSNEDIKKKCKYTAVTNEDGVLADVIDKFII is encoded by the coding sequence ATGTATAAATTAATTGCAACAGATATGGATGGAACTTTATTGACAAATAAAAGTTTGATACCTGAAAATAATAAGGATGCTATAATAAAAGCACAACAAAAAGGATGTAAGTTTGCATTGGCTAGTGGTAGACCTATAGAAGCAATGAAATCTTTTGCAAAAGAATTAAAAATGAAAGATTATGAAGGATATATAGTAGCATTTAATGGAGGTCAAATATTTGATTGTAAGACAGAAGAAACAATATTCTTAAAGGGTCTATCAAGAGAAGATGTAATCTATTTCTATAATTTAGCAAAAAAACTTGGTGTAACAATAGTTACTTATATAGATAAATTTATTTATACTGATTGTATTAATGAATATAGTAAAATAGAGTCAAGAATAACAAAACTAGAATTAAAGGAAATAGAAGATATATATAAACTTGATTTAAGTGCAATTGTAAAATGTATGTTTATATCATCTGAAAGTAAGATAAAACAATGCTATGACAAATTAGCAAAAGAAATAGGTGATAAATACTATCTAGCAATATCAGATCCACACTTTATTGAAATAGCTAATAAAGATATAAGCAAAGGGGTAGCAATAAAAAAATTATGTGATATAATAAATATTAATTTAAACGATGTAATAGCTTGTGGAGATTCATACAATGATTTAGCAATGTTAGAAGAGGTTGGTTTACCTGTTGCAGCTGGTAACTCTAATGAGGATATCAAGAAAAAATGTAAATATACAGCAGTTACTAATGAAGATGGTGTTCTAGCAGATGTTATAGATAAATTTATAATCTAA
- the tpiA gene encoding triose-phosphate isomerase, giving the protein MRKTIIAGNWKMNKTCSETKEFFTKLLPLVKGLDRNVIVGVPFTSLQTAVDMTKGSIIKIAAENMNPKESGAYTGEVSPLMLTDLGVEYVILGHSERRAYYHETDAFINEKVKSALKHGLKPILCIGEKLEEREKGITKDVVKEQIVEGLKGLSSDEMLNVVIAYEPIWAIGTGKTATPEMAQEVHKFIRNLLESLYSKEVANEVTIQYGGSMKPSNVVDLLAQEDIDGGLIGGASLDPESFIELIKAGK; this is encoded by the coding sequence ATGAGAAAAACAATTATTGCAGGAAATTGGAAAATGAACAAAACTTGTTCAGAAACTAAAGAGTTTTTCACAAAACTTTTACCACTTGTAAAAGGATTAGATAGAAATGTTATAGTAGGTGTTCCATTTACATCACTACAAACTGCAGTTGATATGACAAAAGGTAGCATAATTAAGATAGCAGCAGAAAATATGAACCCAAAAGAAAGTGGAGCATATACTGGAGAAGTGTCACCTTTAATGTTAACTGATTTAGGTGTAGAATATGTAATTTTAGGTCACTCTGAAAGAAGAGCATACTATCACGAAACAGATGCATTTATTAACGAAAAAGTTAAGTCAGCTTTAAAACATGGACTTAAACCAATATTATGTATAGGTGAAAAATTAGAAGAAAGAGAAAAAGGAATAACTAAAGACGTTGTAAAAGAACAAATAGTTGAAGGTTTAAAAGGACTAAGTTCTGATGAAATGTTAAATGTAGTTATAGCATATGAACCAATATGGGCTATAGGAACTGGTAAAACAGCAACTCCAGAAATGGCTCAAGAAGTACATAAATTTATAAGAAACCTATTAGAATCTCTATACTCAAAAGAAGTAGCAAATGAAGTTACAATACAATATGGTGGTTCAATGAAGCCATCAAATGTTGTTGACTTATTAGCTCAAGAAGATATAGATGGAGGATTAATAGGTGGGGCAAGCTTAGACCCAGAATCATTTATTGAGCTTATTAAAGCTGGTAAATAG
- a CDS encoding preprotein translocase subunit SecG, which produces MNGLFVAFMVVLSIILVAVILMQPDKSQTVAKTESILDQEKDGIEKFTEYVAVLFLVSAVVYSVIR; this is translated from the coding sequence ATGAACGGTTTATTCGTAGCATTCATGGTAGTTTTATCAATTATACTAGTAGCTGTAATATTAATGCAACCAGATAAAAGTCAAACTGTTGCTAAGACTGAAAGTATCTTAGACCAAGAAAAAGATGGAATAGAAAAATTTACAGAATATGTAGCAGTATTATTTTTAGTATCAGCAGTAGTTTACAGCGTTATTAGATAA
- a CDS encoding HU family DNA-binding protein: protein MSKKEFVEAYAAKTGESKKRSEELVNEFLQLVEESLVAGKDVQFVGWGTFATKDKEARKGRNPKDGTEIEIPAKTVVKFKVGKKLADAVSAR, encoded by the coding sequence ATGTCAAAGAAGGAATTTGTAGAAGCATACGCAGCTAAAACAGGTGAAAGTAAAAAAAGATCTGAAGAATTAGTAAATGAATTTTTACAATTAGTAGAAGAAAGTTTAGTAGCAGGTAAGGATGTACAATTTGTTGGATGGGGAACATTTGCAACTAAAGATAAAGAAGCAAGAAAAGGAAGAAACCCTAAAGACGGTACAGAAATTGAAATACCAGCTAAAACAGTTGTTAAATTTAAAGTTGGTAAGAAATTAGCTGACGCAGTAAGTGCAAGATAA